The DNA window GACACCACCCTTGACGCGCTCGCTGGTGTTGATGCACAGCAGCCAGACCTGCTGGTCGCAAGCCACTTGCGCCGCGGCCTGCAACTGCTCGTTGCTCAGCCCGCGCAAGGTGAAGTTCCACTCGCGCACCGCCGGGGTGTAGAGGTTGAGCTGGAACAGCGCGAGCGCGCGCTGGAAGCCCGCCTGCCGGACCTGCTCGAGCACCTTCCGCGCCGGCGGCGTCGGCAGGCTGGCGGGCAGGCTGATCTTCATGCCCAGCGCTTCGGTGGCCAGTTGGCCGTAGTAAGTCCAGGGGTTGGCCACCTGCGCGAACAGCGCCTGCGCCTCGATGGGGTGGCCCAGCTCGCGCTGCGCCATGGCGTGCCAATAAGTCCAGTCGGGGCGCTGCGCATCGGCTCCGGTGAACTGGCGGCTGGCCTGCTCGACCAGCTTCCAGTCATGCGCCCGCAGGGCCGCGCGCACCATCCATTCCAGGGTGGAGTCGGCGGGGCGGTATTCGGGGTCGATGTGCCGCGCCTGGGCGAACCACAGCGCCGCGTTGGGCGAGAGTTGCAGCGCGCCGCTGCGGGCTGCGCGGTAGGCGATTGCAGCGCGGTCTGCGGTGGGCAGTGCTGTGAAGCTGCCCAGCAGCAGGTGCATGGTCTGTTGCGGGTCTTGCTGCCCCAGACGCAGGAGCGCCAGCACCAGAAACTGGCGCTGCATGGCGTCACGCGGCACACCCTGGCGCGCGTCGTTCAGCACCAGGCGCAAGGGGTTGTGGGCGGCGGCGTCGATGCCTTGCCAGGCTCCGACCGGCAGGCTCGGGGCGAAGCTCAAGGCGGTTTTGAATTGCTCGTCCTCGAAAAACCGGCGCAGGCGCAGCCACAGTTGCTGCTGGCTGATCTTGCCCGCTGCCAGCAGGCTGCGCGCGGCGCTGTTGCAGCCCGCGCCGCCGTATTTTTGCTCGGTCCAGAGCTTGAGCACGTCAGCGCTGGTGTCGCGGTTCTCGGTCTCGAACTGGCGCTGCATGTCGTAGCACTGCACCTGCGGGTCGTCGCGCATGATGAAGTCGGGGTAGACCTTGGCAAAGTCATCCCAGTCCTGCCGCCGGCCGAGTTCGAGCAGCCAGTCGTTGCGCAGGCGGTCGAGCACATAGGTGTTGGGGTAGCGCTGCGCAAAGCGGTCGAAGTCAGCCTGGGTCATGCGCATCAGGTTGGGCTGGGTCGCCCAATACGCCACCCAGGGCTCGAGCAGATTGCCGCGCAGCTGCGGCAGCGCCTCTTGGGCCGGCTTGGGGTCGCCGCGCTGGAAGCCTTGCGAGGCTTGCAGAATGAGCTGGTCGGCGGCGTCGTTGGCGAAAGGCTGGCTGGCCGCCGTCTGCATGGTGTCAGGCGCGCTGGCCGGCATCTGTGCCCGGGCCGTGCCGCCCATGCCGGCAAGAAACGGAAGGCTCAACGCCAGGCTCAACACAAGCCGCCTCAGCCGGTACCACCCTCCTCGCCGCGGGGGGCGCTTGGGCGAGGG is part of the Thiomonas sp. X19 genome and encodes:
- a CDS encoding lytic transglycosylase domain-containing protein; its protein translation is MSLPFLAGMGGTARAQMPASAPDTMQTAASQPFANDAADQLILQASQGFQRGDPKPAQEALPQLRGNLLEPWVAYWATQPNLMRMTQADFDRFAQRYPNTYVLDRLRNDWLLELGRRQDWDDFAKVYPDFIMRDDPQVQCYDMQRQFETENRDTSADVLKLWTEQKYGGAGCNSAARSLLAAGKISQQQLWLRLRRFFEDEQFKTALSFAPSLPVGAWQGIDAAAHNPLRLVLNDARQGVPRDAMQRQFLVLALLRLGQQDPQQTMHLLLGSFTALPTADRAAIAYRAARSGALQLSPNAALWFAQARHIDPEYRPADSTLEWMVRAALRAHDWKLVEQASRQFTGADAQRPDWTYWHAMAQRELGHPIEAQALFAQVANPWTYYGQLATEALGMKISLPASLPTPPARKVLEQVRQAGFQRALALFQLNLYTPAVREWNFTLRGLSNEQLQAAAQVACDQQVWLLCINTSERVKGGVDWSQRYAMPYRDAIGAAAKSTGVNEAFLFGLIRQESRFIAGIRSWVGANGLMQLMPATARWVANKIGMGDYAPDRIAHVNTNVTLGSAYLDMLLQRFDGSEALAAAGYNAGPGRPARWRNMGLPDQPDLSGAIFTENIPIPETRDYVKHVLANATVYAALLTGQPQSLKSRLGQVGPQAQQQANVEALP